In Jejubacter calystegiae, the following are encoded in one genomic region:
- a CDS encoding heavy metal-binding domain-containing protein, whose product MQFSTTPTLEGQAIVEYCGVVTGEAILGANVFRDFFAGIRDIVGGRSGAYEKELRKAREIAFKELEEQAQSLGADAVVGIDIDYETVGKDSSMLMVSVSGTAVKTRR is encoded by the coding sequence ATGCAGTTTTCCACCACTCCCACCCTGGAAGGGCAGGCTATTGTTGAGTATTGCGGCGTGGTTACCGGGGAAGCCATCCTGGGCGCTAACGTGTTCCGCGACTTTTTCGCCGGGATTCGCGATATCGTCGGCGGCCGTTCCGGTGCCTATGAAAAAGAGCTACGCAAGGCGCGCGAAATAGCGTTTAAAGAGCTGGAAGAGCAGGCGCAGTCGCTGGGGGCCGATGCGGTGGTTGGTATCGATATCGACTATGAAACCGTGGGTAAAGACAGCAGCATGCTAATGGTCAGCGTCAGCGGCACGGCGGTGAAGACCCGGCGATGA
- a CDS encoding N-acetylmuramoyl-L-alanine amidase: MRRIFWLALVLLLAGCASDEGIVDRSEYQVDTRYPALNAWPRVRVLVIHYTAGDFERSLTTLRGRDVSAHYLIARQPEKHHGKPLVYQLVPEEKLAWHAGQSYWRGATRINDTSVGIELENHGWHRTATGRHFEPFDQAQIATLIPLARDIIQRHGITPENVVAHSDVAPQRKDDPGPLFPWRELAQAGIGAWPDADRVTFYLGGRHPTQPVNQTALLNLLARYGYEVGNDMTQAQKRRVIMAFQMHFRPERYDGHADAETQAIAEALLEKYGMGYSH, from the coding sequence ATGAGGCGTATTTTTTGGCTGGCGCTGGTTCTGCTGCTGGCAGGCTGCGCCAGCGATGAAGGGATTGTCGATCGCAGCGAATATCAGGTGGATACCCGCTATCCGGCGCTGAACGCCTGGCCGCGGGTGCGGGTACTGGTCATTCACTACACCGCCGGAGATTTTGAGCGCTCCCTGACCACGCTACGTGGCAGGGACGTCAGCGCCCACTATCTGATTGCGCGCCAGCCCGAGAAACATCACGGTAAGCCGCTGGTCTATCAACTGGTGCCGGAAGAGAAGCTCGCCTGGCATGCCGGGCAGAGCTACTGGCGCGGTGCCACCCGCATTAATGATACCTCCGTCGGCATCGAGCTGGAAAACCACGGCTGGCATCGTACCGCTACCGGCCGCCATTTCGAGCCGTTCGACCAGGCGCAGATCGCTACGCTGATTCCGCTGGCCCGGGATATTATTCAACGTCACGGCATCACGCCGGAAAATGTGGTGGCCCATTCCGATGTGGCACCCCAGCGTAAGGACGATCCGGGGCCGCTGTTCCCGTGGCGTGAACTGGCGCAGGCGGGCATTGGTGCCTGGCCGGACGCCGATCGGGTCACTTTCTATCTGGGGGGCCGCCATCCGACCCAGCCGGTGAATCAGACGGCGTTGCTTAATCTGCTCGCGCGTTACGGTTACGAAGTGGGGAACGATATGACCCAGGCTCAGAAGCGGCGGGTGATTATGGCGTTTCAGATGCACTTCCGCCCCGAACGCTACGACGGCCACGCCGATGCCGAAACCCAGGCCATTGCCGAAGCGTTGCTGGAGAAATACGGGATGGGATATTCCCACTAA
- a CDS encoding NAD-dependent epimerase/dehydratase family protein, which produces MKVLVTGATSGLGRNAVEYLRQRGVSVTATGHNAAMGKLLQKMGAEFIHADMTELVSSQAKAMLAGIDVLWHCSDFISPWGSPQEFDLANVRATRRLGEWAVAWGVRTFVHISSPSLYFDYHHHRDIMEEYRPRRYANDLARSKAEGEEVIQRLARANPQTRFAILRPQSLFGPHDTVFFPRLIQMVRHYGCVLLPRGGEALVDMTYQENAVHAMWLVSQPENDRLPSGRAWNITNLEPRPLHMTVQKLIDELGLRCKIRSVPWLMLDMVARSMERFGHKEAEPSLTHYGVAKLNFDFTLDTQRARDELGYKPIITLDEGIERTAAWLRDHGKLHRP; this is translated from the coding sequence ATGAAAGTACTGGTCACGGGCGCCACCAGCGGACTGGGGCGTAACGCGGTCGAATATTTACGCCAGCGCGGCGTCAGCGTGACGGCCACTGGCCATAATGCCGCCATGGGCAAACTGCTGCAGAAGATGGGCGCGGAATTTATCCATGCGGATATGACCGAGCTGGTTTCCTCTCAGGCCAAAGCGATGCTGGCCGGCATTGACGTGCTATGGCACTGCTCCGATTTCATCTCCCCCTGGGGATCGCCTCAGGAGTTCGATCTGGCTAACGTGCGTGCCACCCGCCGTCTGGGTGAATGGGCGGTGGCATGGGGCGTTCGTACTTTCGTCCATATCTCCTCGCCGTCGCTCTACTTCGACTACCACCACCATCGCGATATTATGGAAGAGTATCGCCCACGCCGCTACGCCAACGATCTGGCGCGCAGCAAGGCGGAAGGCGAAGAGGTGATTCAGCGACTGGCCAGAGCCAATCCCCAGACCCGCTTCGCTATCCTGCGCCCCCAAAGCCTGTTCGGCCCCCATGATACGGTCTTCTTCCCGCGTCTGATTCAGATGGTGCGCCACTACGGCTGCGTACTCCTGCCGCGCGGTGGCGAAGCGCTGGTGGATATGACCTATCAGGAAAATGCGGTGCATGCCATGTGGCTGGTCAGCCAGCCCGAAAACGATCGCCTGCCTTCGGGCCGCGCCTGGAACATCACCAATCTGGAGCCGCGCCCGCTGCATATGACGGTACAGAAACTGATTGATGAGCTGGGGCTGCGCTGCAAAATTCGCTCCGTTCCCTGGCTGATGCTGGATATGGTGGCGCGTAGCATGGAGCGCTTTGGTCATAAAGAGGCCGAACCTTCCCTGACCCACTACGGCGTCGCCAAACTGAATTTCGACTTCACGCTGGATACCCAACGCGCCAGGGATGAGCTGGGCTATAAGCCCATCATCACGCTGGATGAAGGTATAGAGCGTACCGCGGCCTGGCTGCGGGACCACGGTAAGCTGCATCGTCCCTGA
- a CDS encoding DUF2867 domain-containing protein, which translates to MNSPGKILILGASGYIGQRLVPRLAQIGYPVIAAARRLDWLEKQPWSGVECRAVDLLRPETLHGLLDGVETIYYLVHSMGDGSDFIARERRAALNLRDALRGQSVRQVIYLSSLQAPDGDLSSSHLRARQVTADILRESEVPVTELRAGIIIGAGSAAFEVMRDMIYNLPVLTPPRWVRSRTTPIALENLLVYLQGFLEHPAKEHRLFEAAGPEVMSYQQQFERFMAISGCHRPLIPIPFPTRWVSVWFLSMITSVPPSIARALIQGLRHDLLADDRALRALIPQPLIGFDEAVRQTLEEEKKLVDSPGWGHAPQAFARWRPEYGYYPKQAGHTVKTPAPLSALWDVVNGIGGQQRYFFANILWQTRGALDLLVGHRLDKGRPERHWLRPGDKVDSWRVIVVEPEKELTLLFGMKAPGLGRLSFTLRDIGEYRTLDVRAFWHPHGTPGLLYWLAMIPAHLFIFRGMARRITHLAEQSLSDRPRER; encoded by the coding sequence ATGAATAGCCCAGGTAAGATCCTGATACTCGGCGCCAGCGGCTATATCGGCCAGCGCCTGGTCCCCAGACTGGCGCAGATCGGTTACCCGGTTATCGCTGCCGCGCGCCGTCTGGACTGGCTGGAAAAACAGCCCTGGTCTGGTGTTGAATGCCGGGCGGTAGATTTACTGCGTCCGGAAACGCTGCACGGGCTGCTGGATGGCGTAGAAACGATCTACTATCTGGTGCACAGCATGGGCGACGGTTCGGATTTTATCGCCCGCGAGCGCCGGGCGGCCCTGAATCTGCGCGATGCGCTACGCGGCCAGTCGGTGCGCCAGGTCATCTATCTTAGTTCGCTACAGGCCCCCGATGGCGATCTCAGCTCCTCCCACCTGCGGGCCCGGCAGGTAACCGCCGATATTCTGCGCGAATCGGAAGTGCCGGTCACCGAACTGCGCGCCGGGATTATTATCGGCGCTGGTTCCGCCGCCTTTGAAGTGATGCGCGATATGATCTACAACCTGCCGGTACTGACGCCGCCGCGCTGGGTACGATCCCGCACCACGCCCATCGCGCTGGAAAATTTACTGGTCTATCTGCAGGGCTTTCTGGAGCACCCGGCAAAGGAACACCGCCTGTTCGAGGCCGCAGGCCCCGAGGTCATGAGCTATCAGCAACAGTTCGAGCGATTTATGGCCATCAGCGGCTGCCACCGACCGCTGATTCCGATCCCCTTTCCCACCCGCTGGGTCTCGGTCTGGTTCCTGAGTATGATCACTTCAGTACCGCCGTCTATCGCCCGGGCGCTGATCCAGGGGCTGCGCCACGATCTGCTGGCGGACGATCGCGCGCTGCGGGCACTGATTCCCCAACCGCTTATCGGCTTCGATGAGGCGGTACGTCAGACCCTGGAGGAGGAGAAAAAGCTGGTCGACTCCCCTGGCTGGGGCCACGCCCCTCAAGCTTTCGCCCGCTGGCGCCCGGAATATGGCTACTATCCCAAGCAGGCAGGCCATACCGTCAAAACCCCCGCTCCCCTGAGCGCCTTATGGGATGTGGTCAACGGCATTGGCGGCCAGCAGCGCTATTTCTTCGCCAATATTCTGTGGCAGACCCGAGGCGCCCTGGATCTACTGGTGGGTCACCGCCTGGATAAAGGCCGCCCGGAGCGCCACTGGTTACGCCCGGGCGATAAGGTGGATAGCTGGCGGGTGATTGTCGTCGAGCCAGAAAAGGAGCTGACGCTGCTGTTCGGTATGAAGGCGCCGGGGCTGGGGCGGCTGAGCTTCACTCTGCGCGATATCGGGGAATATCGCACCCTGGATGTCCGTGCTTTCTGGCATCCCCACGGTACGCCGGGCCTGCTCTACTGGCTGGCGATGATTCCGGCGCATCTGTTTATTTTTCGCGGCATGGCGCGACGTATTACCCATCTGGCTGAACAGAGCCTGAGCGATCGTCCGAGAGAACGCTGA
- the ltaE gene encoding low-specificity L-threonine aldolase, with protein sequence MIDLRSDTVTRPGRAMLEQMMNAAVGDDVYGDDPTVNQLQEYAARLAGKEAALFLPSGTQANLVALLSHCQRGDEYIVGQQAHNYLFEAGGAAVLGSIQPQPIDAARDGTLPLDKVASVIKADDVHFARTRLLSLENTHNGKVLPQAYLRDAWQFTRERGLGLHMDGARLFNAIVEYGCELDEVARYCDSFTLCLSKGLGAPVGSLLLGNRDFIKRALRWRKMAGGGLRQAGILAAGGLWALQNNVARLADDHANAAWLAEALRETGADVTRQDTNMLFVRLPEGTAPQLGEFMARRDVLINAAPVTRLVTHIDVSRQQLETVVSHWRAFLRG encoded by the coding sequence ATGATTGACCTACGCAGTGATACCGTAACGCGCCCGGGGCGCGCCATGCTGGAACAGATGATGAACGCCGCCGTCGGAGACGATGTCTACGGCGACGATCCCACCGTGAATCAGTTGCAGGAATACGCGGCGCGCCTGGCCGGTAAAGAGGCCGCCCTGTTCCTGCCTTCCGGCACCCAGGCCAACCTGGTAGCGCTGCTCAGTCACTGTCAGCGTGGCGATGAATATATTGTGGGCCAGCAGGCCCACAACTACCTTTTCGAGGCGGGCGGCGCCGCGGTGCTGGGCAGCATTCAGCCCCAGCCCATCGACGCCGCCCGCGACGGCACCCTACCGCTGGACAAAGTCGCCTCGGTCATCAAGGCTGATGACGTTCACTTTGCCCGCACCCGGCTGCTCAGTCTGGAAAATACTCACAACGGTAAAGTGCTGCCGCAGGCGTACCTGCGCGATGCCTGGCAGTTTACCCGCGAGCGCGGCCTGGGGCTGCATATGGACGGCGCCCGACTGTTTAACGCCATAGTGGAGTACGGCTGTGAACTGGATGAAGTGGCGCGCTACTGCGACAGCTTCACCCTCTGCCTGTCCAAAGGGCTGGGGGCGCCGGTGGGCTCGCTGCTGCTGGGCAATCGCGACTTTATCAAGCGCGCTCTGCGCTGGCGTAAGATGGCCGGCGGCGGACTGCGTCAGGCCGGAATCCTGGCCGCAGGCGGCCTGTGGGCATTGCAGAATAATGTGGCACGACTGGCGGACGACCACGCCAATGCCGCCTGGCTGGCCGAAGCCCTGCGCGAAACTGGCGCCGACGTGACCCGCCAGGACACCAATATGCTGTTCGTCCGGCTGCCGGAAGGCACCGCGCCGCAGCTGGGCGAATTTATGGCTCGCCGCGACGTACTTATTAACGCCGCGCCGGTTACCCGTCTGGTGACGCATATTGACGTCAGCCGCCAGCAACTGGAAACCGTCGTCAGCCACTGGCGCGCCTTCCTGCGAGGCTAA
- the poxB gene encoding ubiquinone-dependent pyruvate dehydrogenase, producing MKQTVATYIAKTLEQVGIKRIWGVTGDSLNGLSDSLNRMGTIQWMPTRHEEVAAFAAGAEAQLTGELAVCAGSCGPGNLHLINGLFDCQRNHVPVLAIAAHIPSSEIGSGYFQETHPQELFRECSHYCELVSSPEQIPQVLAIALREATLRRGVAVVVLPGDVALQPAPEGASTHWYPAPLPQVVPRKSELEKLAEVLNGASNIALMCGSGCAGAHSELLEFAGKLKSPIVHALRGKEHVEYDNPYDVGMTGLIGFSSGFHTMMNADTLILLGTRFPYRAFYPSNARIIQIDINPASIGAHSKVDMALVGDVQSTLQSLLPLLEDKQDRSFLDKALADYKEARKGLDDLAKPSDKAIHPQYLAQRISQLARQDAIFTCDVGTPTVWAARYLEMNGKRRLLGSFNHGSMANAMPQALGAKATAPERQVVAMCGDGGFSMLMGDFLSVVQMKLPIKIVVFNNSVLGFVAMEMKAGGYLTDGTELSSTNFARIAEACGITGIRVEKASELDAALEKAFNTDGPVLVDVTVAKEELAIPPQIKLEQAKGFSLYMLRAIISGRGDEVVELAKTNWFR from the coding sequence ATGAAACAGACCGTGGCCACCTACATTGCCAAAACGCTGGAACAGGTAGGGATAAAGCGTATCTGGGGCGTAACCGGAGACTCCCTTAACGGGCTGAGCGACAGCCTTAACCGCATGGGAACTATTCAATGGATGCCCACCCGTCACGAAGAGGTCGCCGCCTTCGCCGCGGGTGCGGAAGCGCAGTTAACCGGCGAACTGGCGGTCTGCGCTGGCTCCTGCGGCCCAGGCAACCTGCACCTGATCAACGGACTGTTCGACTGCCAACGCAACCACGTACCGGTGCTGGCGATTGCCGCCCATATTCCTTCCAGCGAGATAGGCAGCGGTTACTTCCAGGAAACCCATCCTCAGGAGCTGTTCCGGGAGTGCAGCCACTACTGCGAACTGGTGTCCAGTCCGGAACAGATCCCTCAGGTGCTGGCTATCGCCCTGCGTGAAGCCACGCTAAGGCGCGGCGTGGCGGTTGTGGTTCTGCCCGGAGACGTCGCGCTGCAACCCGCGCCGGAAGGGGCCAGTACACACTGGTATCCCGCCCCGCTGCCCCAGGTGGTGCCGCGCAAATCGGAGCTGGAAAAACTGGCCGAAGTGCTGAACGGCGCCAGTAATATCGCATTGATGTGCGGTAGCGGCTGCGCCGGAGCGCACAGTGAATTGCTGGAGTTCGCCGGTAAGCTGAAATCGCCCATCGTCCACGCCCTGCGCGGCAAAGAGCACGTGGAGTACGATAACCCCTATGACGTGGGGATGACCGGTCTTATCGGCTTCTCTTCCGGCTTTCACACCATGATGAATGCCGATACCCTGATTCTGCTCGGCACCCGGTTCCCCTATCGCGCCTTCTACCCCAGCAATGCGCGAATCATTCAGATAGATATCAACCCGGCCAGTATCGGCGCCCACAGCAAAGTGGACATGGCGCTGGTGGGCGATGTGCAATCCACATTGCAGTCCCTGCTGCCACTGCTGGAAGATAAGCAGGATCGGTCGTTCCTCGACAAAGCGCTGGCAGACTATAAAGAGGCCCGTAAGGGGCTGGATGACCTTGCCAAACCCAGCGATAAGGCGATTCATCCCCAGTATCTGGCCCAGCGAATCAGCCAGTTGGCCCGCCAGGACGCCATCTTCACCTGCGATGTCGGCACCCCCACCGTCTGGGCAGCCCGCTATCTGGAAATGAACGGAAAACGTCGCCTGCTGGGCTCCTTTAACCATGGCTCAATGGCTAACGCCATGCCTCAGGCGCTGGGCGCAAAGGCGACGGCGCCGGAACGTCAGGTAGTGGCGATGTGCGGAGACGGCGGTTTTAGCATGCTGATGGGCGATTTCCTGTCGGTGGTCCAGATGAAGCTACCGATCAAGATCGTGGTATTCAACAACAGCGTGCTGGGCTTTGTAGCAATGGAGATGAAGGCCGGAGGCTATCTGACCGATGGAACCGAACTCAGCAGCACCAACTTTGCCCGTATCGCCGAGGCCTGCGGTATTACCGGTATTCGGGTGGAAAAAGCCAGCGAGCTGGATGCCGCACTGGAGAAGGCATTTAATACCGACGGGCCGGTACTGGTGGACGTTACCGTCGCCAAAGAGGAGCTGGCGATTCCGCCCCAGATCAAACTAGAACAGGCGAAGGGCTTCAGTCTGTACATGCTACGCGCCATCATCAGCGGCCGCGGCGATGAGGTGGTCGAACTGGCGAAAACCAACTGGTTCAGGTAA
- the hcr gene encoding NADH oxidoreductase, with protein MTMPTSQCPYRMQVHHIKQETPDVWTLSLFCHDDYLYQAGQYALVSIRNSADTLRAYTLSSTPGVSPFITLTIRRIDDGAGSGWLTREVKRGDYLWLSEAQGEFTCQNHPAGRYLLLAAGCGVTPIMSMRRWLAKYSPMADVQVIYSVRSPQDVIFAEEWRQYPVTLVAEQGAVHGFVPGRLTRELLASVPDIANRTVMTCGPAPYMDFVEQEVKALGVTRFWKEKFFTPVAAPVTSGLKISTLQPVREFHTPVGSTLLEALESNKVPVNAACRAGVCGCCKTKVVSGDYSVTSTMTLTEQEIADGYVLACSCHPQGDLVLA; from the coding sequence ATGACGATGCCAACCTCTCAGTGTCCGTACCGCATGCAGGTACATCATATTAAGCAGGAGACGCCAGACGTCTGGACCCTGTCGCTGTTCTGCCATGACGACTACCTCTATCAGGCGGGACAATACGCGCTGGTCAGTATCCGCAACTCGGCCGATACCCTGCGCGCCTATACCCTCTCGTCCACGCCGGGTGTCAGCCCTTTTATTACCCTGACCATCCGCCGTATCGACGACGGCGCCGGTTCCGGCTGGCTGACCCGCGAAGTTAAGCGCGGCGACTACCTGTGGCTTTCCGAAGCCCAGGGCGAGTTCACCTGCCAGAACCATCCGGCAGGTCGTTATCTGCTGCTGGCCGCTGGCTGCGGCGTGACGCCGATTATGTCGATGCGCCGCTGGCTGGCCAAATACAGCCCGATGGCCGATGTCCAGGTGATCTACAGCGTGCGCTCGCCGCAGGACGTGATCTTTGCTGAAGAGTGGCGCCAGTATCCGGTCACTCTGGTGGCGGAACAGGGCGCGGTCCACGGCTTCGTTCCCGGTCGTCTGACCCGCGAGCTGCTGGCCAGCGTGCCGGATATCGCTAACCGCACCGTCATGACCTGCGGCCCGGCGCCGTACATGGATTTCGTGGAGCAGGAAGTCAAAGCGCTGGGCGTCACCCGCTTCTGGAAAGAGAAATTCTTCACCCCTGTTGCGGCGCCCGTCACCAGCGGCCTGAAGATCTCCACCCTGCAGCCGGTACGCGAATTCCATACGCCGGTAGGCAGCACGCTGCTTGAAGCGCTGGAGAGCAACAAGGTGCCGGTCAACGCCGCCTGCCGCGCCGGCGTGTGCGGCTGCTGCAAAACCAAAGTGGTTTCCGGCGACTACAGCGTCACCAGCACCATGACCCTGACCGAACAGGAGATCGCGGACGGTTACGTCCTGGCCTGCTCCTGCCACCCGCAGGGCGATCTGGTCCTCGCCTGA
- the hcp gene encoding hydroxylamine reductase: MFCVQCEQTIRTPAGNGCSYAQGMCGKTAETSDLQDLLIAALQGLSAWALKARELGIIDHEVDSFAPRAFFATLTNVNFDSVRIVGYARQAIAMREDLKARSRAIDAAASVDHPLADLQLASDDMGDLQRQAADFTPNRDKAEIGEDILGLRLLCLYGLKGAAAYMEHAHVLGQYDNDIYAQYHKIMSWLGTWPSDMNALLECSMEIGQMNFQVMSILDAGETGKYGHPTPTQVNVKPVAGKCILISGHDLFDLYNLLEQTEGTGVNVYTHGEMLPAHGYPELRKFKHLVGNYGSGWQNQQTEFARFPGPIVMTSNCIIDPTVGSYDDRIWTRSIVGWPGVNHLEGDDFAPVIAQAQQMSGFPYSEIEHMITVGFGRQTLLSAADTLIDMVGRKSLRHVFLIGGCDGIRGERSYYTDFATSVPDDCLILTLACGKYRFNKLDFGNIEGLPRLLDAGQCNDSYSAIMLAVTLAEKLGCGVNDLPLSLVLSWFEQKAIVVLLTLLSLGVKNILTGPTAPGFLTPNLLAILNEKFGMRSVTTVEQDMQQMLGVA, translated from the coding sequence ATGTTTTGCGTGCAATGTGAACAAACAATTCGCACTCCGGCGGGTAATGGCTGCTCTTATGCGCAGGGAATGTGCGGTAAAACCGCTGAAACGTCCGATCTTCAGGACCTGCTGATCGCCGCGCTGCAGGGGCTCTCTGCCTGGGCGCTGAAGGCGCGTGAGCTGGGCATTATCGACCACGAGGTGGATAGCTTCGCACCGCGCGCGTTCTTCGCCACCCTGACCAACGTCAACTTTGATTCCGTCCGTATCGTCGGCTACGCCCGTCAGGCCATCGCGATGCGTGAAGACCTGAAAGCGCGCTCCCGCGCCATTGATGCAGCCGCAAGCGTTGACCATCCGCTGGCCGACCTGCAGCTTGCCAGCGACGACATGGGCGATCTGCAACGCCAGGCCGCTGACTTCACTCCGAACCGCGACAAAGCGGAAATCGGCGAAGATATCCTTGGTCTGCGCCTGCTGTGCCTCTACGGCCTGAAAGGGGCCGCAGCCTATATGGAACACGCCCATGTACTGGGCCAGTACGATAACGACATCTATGCCCAGTACCACAAAATCATGTCCTGGCTTGGCACCTGGCCGTCCGACATGAACGCCCTGCTGGAATGCTCCATGGAAATCGGTCAGATGAACTTCCAGGTCATGAGCATCCTGGACGCCGGTGAAACCGGTAAATACGGCCACCCGACCCCGACGCAGGTTAACGTAAAACCGGTTGCCGGTAAGTGCATCCTGATCTCCGGTCATGACCTGTTCGATCTCTACAATCTGCTGGAGCAGACCGAAGGCACTGGCGTCAATGTCTACACCCACGGCGAAATGCTGCCCGCCCACGGCTATCCGGAACTGCGTAAATTCAAACATCTGGTCGGTAACTACGGCAGCGGCTGGCAGAATCAGCAGACCGAATTCGCCCGCTTCCCGGGACCGATCGTGATGACCTCAAACTGCATCATCGACCCAACCGTTGGCAGCTACGACGACCGTATCTGGACCCGCAGCATCGTAGGCTGGCCGGGCGTTAACCACCTGGAAGGCGACGATTTTGCCCCGGTCATCGCCCAGGCCCAGCAGATGTCCGGCTTCCCGTACAGCGAAATCGAGCACATGATCACCGTCGGTTTTGGCCGTCAGACCCTGCTTAGCGCCGCCGATACTCTGATCGATATGGTTGGCCGTAAGTCACTGCGCCACGTCTTCCTGATCGGCGGCTGCGACGGCATTCGCGGCGAGCGTAGCTACTACACCGACTTCGCCACCAGCGTACCGGACGACTGCCTGATCCTGACGCTGGCCTGCGGTAAATATCGCTTTAACAAGCTGGACTTCGGCAACATCGAAGGCCTGCCGCGCCTGCTGGATGCCGGTCAGTGTAACGACTCTTACTCCGCCATTATGCTGGCCGTCACCCTGGCCGAAAAACTGGGCTGCGGCGTGAACGATCTGCCGCTGAGCCTGGTACTCTCCTGGTTCGAACAGAAGGCTATCGTGGTTCTGCTGACCCTGCTGTCGCTGGGCGTGAAGAACATCCTGACCGGGCCGACGGCGCCGGGCTTCCTGACCCCGAACCTGCTGGCTATCCTCAACGAGAAATTCGGTATGCGTTCCGTTACCACCGTTGAGCAGGATATGCAGCAGATGCTGGGCGTGGCGTAA
- a CDS encoding lysine exporter LysO family protein, producing MLSGLLIILVPLLIGYLIPLRQRVTLIWINRLLGWIVYIILFLMGISLAFLDNLSANLLAILHYSAVSIVVILLCNCAGLLLLERFLPWHHRHRQQKLPSRLKMAMESLQLCGVVAAGFILGLSGWSWLTHTTEASEYTLILLLLLVGIQLRGSGMTLRQILLNRRGTLVALVVVVSSLLAGAINALLLGLPLKTGLAMASGYGWYSLSGILMTESYGPVIGSATFFNDLGRELIAIILIPALVGRSRSTALGLCGATSMDFTLPVLQRSGGVELVPAAIVHGFLLSLLVPLMMALFAA from the coding sequence ATGCTGTCCGGGCTGCTCATTATCCTGGTACCGTTACTGATCGGTTACCTTATTCCCCTGCGCCAGCGCGTAACACTGATCTGGATTAACCGGCTGCTGGGCTGGATTGTCTATATCATCCTTTTCCTGATGGGAATTAGTCTGGCCTTTCTGGATAATCTTTCCGCCAATTTGCTGGCGATCCTTCATTATTCCGCAGTCAGTATTGTGGTTATTCTGCTGTGCAACTGCGCCGGATTACTGCTGCTGGAGCGTTTTCTGCCCTGGCATCACCGCCACCGCCAGCAGAAGCTGCCATCGCGCCTGAAGATGGCGATGGAATCGCTGCAGTTGTGCGGCGTGGTCGCCGCCGGTTTTATTCTGGGACTCAGCGGCTGGTCGTGGCTGACCCACACCACCGAAGCCAGCGAATACACGCTGATCCTGCTGTTGCTCCTTGTGGGGATACAGCTGCGCGGCAGCGGTATGACCCTGCGCCAGATTCTGCTTAACCGCCGGGGCACTCTGGTAGCGCTGGTGGTGGTGGTCAGCTCACTGCTGGCAGGTGCCATTAACGCCCTGCTGCTCGGCCTGCCGTTAAAAACCGGGCTGGCGATGGCCTCAGGCTACGGCTGGTACTCGCTGTCCGGCATCCTGATGACCGAGTCATACGGCCCGGTCATCGGCAGCGCCACCTTCTTTAACGATCTGGGTCGTGAGCTTATCGCCATCATTCTGATTCCGGCACTGGTGGGCCGTAGCCGCTCAACGGCGCTGGGGCTATGTGGCGCCACCTCGATGGATTTTACCCTGCCGGTACTGCAACGCAGCGGCGGCGTAGAACTGGTCCCGGCCGCCATTGTCCACGGCTTCCTGCTTAGCCTGCTGGTTCCGCTAATGATGGCGCTGTTCGCCGCCTGA
- the aqpZ gene encoding aquaporin Z, with amino-acid sequence MFRKLAAEFFGTFWLVFGGCGSAVLAAAYPQLGIGFVGVALAFGLTVLTMAYAVGHISGGHFNPAVTLGLWAGGRFPAKEVIGYIIAQVIGGIAAAAILWIIASGKAGFDAAASGFASNGFGEHSPDHYSMLAAIVIEIVLTCGFLIVIHGATDKLAPAGFAPIAIGLALTLIHLISIPVTNTSVNPARSTAVAIFQGGWALQQLWLFWVMPIIGGILGGLIYRTLLEKRD; translated from the coding sequence ATGTTCAGAAAATTAGCAGCCGAGTTCTTCGGAACCTTTTGGTTGGTTTTCGGTGGCTGTGGTAGTGCGGTACTGGCGGCAGCCTATCCGCAATTAGGGATTGGTTTTGTCGGTGTGGCGCTGGCATTTGGTCTGACGGTATTAACCATGGCCTATGCGGTTGGCCATATTTCCGGCGGCCATTTTAACCCGGCGGTGACCCTGGGCCTGTGGGCCGGCGGTCGCTTTCCGGCCAAAGAGGTGATTGGCTATATTATCGCTCAGGTTATCGGCGGTATCGCCGCAGCGGCTATTCTCTGGATTATCGCCAGTGGAAAAGCGGGTTTCGATGCGGCAGCCAGCGGTTTTGCCTCTAACGGCTTTGGCGAACACTCTCCCGATCACTACTCCATGCTGGCGGCCATCGTCATTGAAATCGTGCTGACCTGCGGCTTCCTGATTGTGATTCACGGCGCGACAGACAAACTGGCTCCGGCGGGCTTTGCGCCTATCGCCATCGGTCTGGCGCTGACCCTGATTCACCTGATCAGCATTCCGGTTACCAACACTTCCGTAAACCCGGCACGTAGCACTGCCGTCGCCATCTTCCAGGGCGGCTGGGCGCTGCAGCAACTGTGGCTGTTCTGGGTCATGCCGATTATCGGCGGTATCCTGGGCGGCCTGATTTATCGCACCCTGCTGGAAAAACGCGACTAA